One genomic region from Candidatus Krumholzibacteriia bacterium encodes:
- a CDS encoding di-heme oxidoredictase family protein, producing the protein MKHLLGWQEGRLEGVLILLGLLGIVLATDCPKELQPGDPLPRLTKEQLDEFERGRVVFERVFAEETGLGPLFNAESCAECHEDPVTGGAGDEIELHASLFHEAGMATVAGVTPGGVDGFCDALVDSGGPIYQLRATSLLQEALGITAEPVPAGAQKAQRTSPDIFGFGLLDAVPDSVLLYHADPDDANGDGISGRPNRFFDGRIGRFGRKAVVPTLAEFNAGAFQIEQGVTTPQAPEEGTVGGRPLPPGVDPVPDPELDAESVRLAQQFVRFLAPPPRAKAKRGSTRGEQIFAQLRCTACHVPVLRTGANEVKALEYREVRAYSDLLLHDMGPELADICLGEAEPAEFRTEPLMGLRFSQHFLHDGRAATLEEAIRLHGGEAAAARDAFLALTPKERAALLAFLAGL; encoded by the coding sequence GTGAAGCACCTCCTCGGGTGGCAAGAAGGACGCCTCGAAGGCGTACTGATCCTCCTGGGTCTCCTGGGGATCGTCCTGGCAACGGACTGCCCCAAGGAACTACAGCCAGGTGATCCCCTCCCTCGATTGACCAAAGAACAATTGGACGAGTTCGAACGCGGCCGGGTGGTGTTCGAGCGCGTCTTCGCCGAGGAGACCGGCCTGGGGCCGCTCTTCAACGCCGAATCGTGCGCCGAGTGTCACGAGGATCCGGTGACCGGCGGCGCCGGCGACGAGATCGAGCTGCACGCCTCCTTGTTCCATGAAGCCGGCATGGCGACGGTCGCTGGGGTCACACCGGGCGGCGTCGACGGCTTCTGCGATGCTCTGGTGGACAGCGGCGGCCCCATTTACCAGCTCCGGGCGACGTCCCTCCTGCAGGAAGCTCTCGGCATCACGGCGGAGCCGGTTCCCGCAGGCGCGCAGAAGGCGCAGCGGACGTCGCCCGACATCTTCGGCTTCGGGCTCCTGGATGCGGTGCCCGATTCCGTGCTGCTCTATCATGCCGATCCCGACGACGCCAACGGCGACGGGATCTCCGGCCGGCCGAATCGGTTCTTCGACGGCAGGATCGGCCGCTTCGGCCGCAAGGCCGTGGTGCCGACGCTGGCGGAGTTCAATGCCGGCGCCTTCCAGATCGAGCAAGGTGTGACCACGCCGCAGGCGCCCGAAGAGGGCACCGTCGGGGGCAGGCCGCTGCCGCCGGGAGTGGATCCGGTGCCGGATCCGGAGCTCGACGCGGAGTCGGTGCGGCTGGCGCAACAGTTCGTGCGCTTCCTCGCCCCGCCGCCGCGGGCGAAAGCGAAGCGCGGCAGCACCCGGGGCGAGCAGATCTTCGCCCAGCTCCGCTGCACCGCCTGCCATGTGCCGGTGCTGCGCACCGGAGCGAACGAGGTCAAAGCTCTGGAGTACCGCGAAGTGCGCGCCTACTCGGACCTGCTGCTCCACGACATGGGGCCCGAGCTCGCCGACATCTGCCTCGGCGAAGCGGAGCCCGCGGAGTTCCGCACCGAGCCCCTCATGGGACTGCGCTTCTCCCAGCACTTCCTCCACGACGGCCGCGCCGCCACGCTGGAGGAAGCGATCCGCCTCCACGGCGGCGAAGCCGCCGCGGCCCGCGACGCCTTCCTCGCCCTTACGCCTAAGGAGCGCGCGGCGCTGCTCGCGTTCCTCGCCGGCTTGTGA
- a CDS encoding MBL fold metallo-hydrolase, protein MNRSLATSKRTRSCRGTLGALVLIALIGCESKDSIVDPEPAAPLLPAHVTVVDGHVRWSTDIESRGSVRYGFTSADLDHVAYPVAAGRRDRALLREHEVPLLDLRAGRRVYLQTVDEAPGGPVSHSDLGSFEPGSLPVPALLTATMIHIGFGDSHLITLPNGRRVLIDAGERGAAGAVAQYLDSHGVTTLDAVLSTHVHIDHLGGLVGAFGDFGDGILSRRPAVFLDSPEKSWSRDAYSEAMATLAQAGVRRAVLSRGQTSATQPELAWDERVLVTVLSSGRLPSYVPDRARENDDINNDSIVLKWSYGEVDFIIGGDAEAAAEASMQQAFPLATLEVEYYKAHHHGLPDASTPGWLAVLKPRVGFIPNTQLVWSGNLADALARTSSGLQALGADVYVIDEAPSLGRSRSSGVQYNVSFVTDGVSYEVRLERATQSVPLKPAAPCIHDDPDLQALFGATAPASEVLP, encoded by the coding sequence ATGAATCGCTCGCTTGCAACCTCGAAACGGACGCGCTCTTGCCGCGGCACCCTCGGCGCTCTCGTGCTGATCGCCTTGATCGGCTGCGAGAGCAAGGACAGCATCGTCGACCCCGAACCGGCGGCGCCGCTGTTGCCGGCCCACGTCACCGTCGTGGACGGTCACGTCCGCTGGAGCACCGACATCGAGTCGCGGGGGAGCGTGCGTTACGGCTTCACCAGCGCCGACCTCGACCACGTGGCCTACCCAGTGGCTGCAGGCCGGCGCGACCGGGCGTTGCTCCGGGAGCACGAAGTGCCCTTGCTCGATCTCAGAGCCGGACGGCGCGTTTACCTGCAGACGGTGGACGAAGCTCCCGGGGGACCGGTGTCGCACTCGGACCTCGGTTCCTTCGAACCGGGAAGCCTGCCCGTCCCCGCGCTGCTCACCGCGACGATGATCCACATCGGCTTCGGCGACAGTCACCTGATCACGCTCCCTAACGGCCGGCGCGTGCTCATCGATGCGGGCGAGCGCGGCGCTGCCGGCGCCGTGGCGCAGTATCTGGACAGCCACGGCGTGACCACCCTGGACGCGGTGCTGTCGACCCACGTGCACATCGACCACCTGGGTGGGTTGGTGGGCGCCTTCGGCGACTTCGGGGACGGCATCCTCTCCCGGCGCCCCGCGGTCTTCCTCGATTCGCCGGAGAAATCGTGGTCGCGCGATGCCTACAGTGAAGCCATGGCCACGCTGGCGCAGGCGGGCGTGCGCCGCGCCGTCTTGAGCCGCGGCCAGACCTCGGCGACCCAACCAGAGCTGGCGTGGGACGAGCGGGTGCTGGTCACCGTCCTCTCCAGCGGCAGGCTGCCCAGTTACGTTCCGGACCGGGCGCGGGAGAACGACGACATCAACAACGATTCCATTGTTCTCAAGTGGAGCTACGGCGAGGTCGACTTCATCATCGGCGGCGACGCCGAGGCCGCCGCCGAGGCGAGCATGCAGCAGGCCTTCCCGCTCGCGACCCTCGAGGTGGAGTACTACAAGGCGCATCATCACGGACTGCCCGACGCCTCCACGCCCGGCTGGCTCGCGGTACTCAAGCCCCGCGTCGGCTTCATCCCGAATACGCAGCTGGTCTGGAGCGGCAACCTGGCGGACGCCCTCGCGCGCACGAGCAGTGGCCTGCAGGCTTTGGGCGCCGACGTCTACGTCATCGACGAGGCACCGAGCCTCGGGCGCTCCCGGAGCAGCGGCGTACAGTACAACGTCAGCTTCGTCACCGACGGCGTGAGCTACGAGGTGCGCCTCGAACGGGCCACGCAATCGGTGCCGCTGAAGCCGGCAGCACCCTGCATCCACGACGATCCGGATCTGCAGGCTCTCTTCGGCGCCACGGCGCCCGCCTCGGAGGTGCTTCCATGA
- a CDS encoding DNRLRE domain-containing protein — translation MQRLLILGFLAASVLPIQGTALTLVLEPKRDNTLYESPTGSISNGAGQFFFAGRTLAGARRRGVLAFDLSSIPPGTAVDSVAVVLSMSRAQPGTHQVGLHRLLADWGEGTSDAPMEEGGGTASTPGDATWIHRFFDTTLWTNAGGDFVPTASASLGIGSTGFFTWSSPALRADVQQWVDTPASNFGWLVHGDESGGETAKRFDSKDHPDPAVHPRLLLYLQPATDTAGDALVFRLHPGRPNPFRFSTTIAYDLPGPGNVALHLLDARGRSLRTFATEPGPGRHFLAWDGRDRTGRPLPSGHYFLVLERGGERQVQRLTLSR, via the coding sequence TTGCAGCGTCTTCTCATTCTAGGGTTCCTCGCCGCCTCCGTCCTTCCGATCCAGGGCACCGCCTTGACCCTCGTCCTGGAACCGAAGCGTGACAACACCTTGTACGAGAGCCCGACGGGAAGCATCAGCAACGGCGCCGGCCAGTTCTTCTTCGCCGGCAGGACGCTCGCCGGCGCCAGGCGCCGGGGAGTCCTGGCCTTCGATCTTTCCTCCATCCCGCCGGGGACGGCGGTAGACAGCGTCGCCGTCGTCCTCTCCATGTCCCGCGCCCAACCGGGAACGCATCAGGTCGGCTTGCACCGCCTGCTGGCCGACTGGGGGGAAGGCACCTCGGACGCTCCGATGGAAGAGGGAGGAGGGACGGCCAGCACACCGGGGGATGCCACCTGGATCCATCGTTTCTTCGACACCACATTGTGGACGAATGCAGGCGGCGACTTCGTGCCGACGGCGAGTGCGAGCCTCGGCATCGGCAGCACCGGCTTCTTCACCTGGTCCTCCCCGGCGTTGCGCGCCGATGTGCAGCAATGGGTGGATACGCCGGCGAGCAACTTCGGTTGGCTCGTCCACGGCGACGAGAGCGGTGGCGAGACCGCCAAGCGCTTCGACAGCAAAGATCACCCGGATCCCGCCGTGCACCCGCGGCTGCTTCTCTACCTCCAACCTGCCACGGACACGGCAGGCGACGCTCTCGTCTTCCGCCTCCACCCGGGGCGCCCGAACCCCTTCCGGTTTTCGACGACGATCGCCTACGACTTGCCTGGCCCGGGGAACGTGGCCTTGCATCTCCTCGACGCGCGGGGCAGGAGCCTGCGTACGTTCGCCACCGAGCCCGGTCCGGGACGCCACTTCCTCGCTTGGGACGGGCGCGATCGCACCGGCCGCCCGCTGCCCTCGGGCCACTACTTCCTCGTCCTCGAACGCGGTGGCGAACGGCAGGTGCAACGGCTCACCTTGAGCCGCTGA
- a CDS encoding co-chaperone GroES family protein: protein MKKELIVVGDRVLVEPEAGEERTHVGLYLPQTAVDSRAVQGGRVVALGPGVPVGPLETADDEPWKRLRREPRYLPMQARVGDYALFFRKASVDITFEGKNYFVVPHDAILVIVRETPDGDSP from the coding sequence GTGAAGAAGGAACTCATCGTCGTCGGCGATCGCGTCCTCGTCGAACCGGAAGCGGGCGAGGAGCGAACGCACGTGGGGCTGTACCTGCCGCAGACGGCGGTGGACTCCCGCGCCGTCCAGGGCGGGCGGGTCGTCGCCCTCGGGCCCGGTGTGCCGGTGGGGCCGCTCGAGACCGCGGACGACGAACCATGGAAACGCCTGCGACGGGAACCGCGCTACCTGCCCATGCAAGCCCGCGTCGGCGACTATGCCCTTTTCTTCCGCAAGGCCAGCGTGGACATCACGTTCGAGGGCAAGAACTACTTCGTCGTGCCCCACGACGCCATCCTGGTCATCGTGCGCGAGACCCCCGACGGCGACTCCCCCTGA
- a CDS encoding PQQ-dependent sugar dehydrogenase: MQATRRWLRHRGNLDKASLRLFVAGAALATAVPALRAQSLNDPALQVLTWVAGLSQPTSIALLPQLPGQPLEALVDEKATGRVMHVRGGALVGPVLDLAVNSRSERGLLGMALHPDFASNGFVYLYYSASSTGLDNADQDAIAGHRVERYHWDGTSLSAPAPILALPGAGGPNHDGGILLFGPDRKLYGVLGDLNHRTQLQNLPAGPPPDDTSIIFRIDDDGSVPADNPFLAFGGSMPKVFAYGVRNCFGLDFDPRTGVLWDTENGPDAYDEINRVPAGFNSGWVQIMGPDGRDPQGLGDVWVAPGSHYGDPLFSWLGPIGVTSLHFIRSSILGAAYENDLLVGDNNFSGLYHFELSGDRSSLVMTTAETTDRVADNELERDVYRLGSSFGVITDIETGPDGVYVCSLSLGRILRLRRNPAEVQASDWGRIKELYRPK, translated from the coding sequence ATGCAGGCGACGAGGCGCTGGCTTCGACATCGTGGCAACCTCGACAAGGCATCGCTCCGGCTCTTCGTCGCGGGCGCCGCTTTGGCCACCGCCGTCCCGGCGCTCCGGGCGCAGTCTCTGAACGATCCCGCCCTGCAGGTGCTCACCTGGGTCGCCGGCCTGTCGCAACCCACATCCATAGCCCTCCTCCCCCAGCTGCCGGGGCAACCCCTGGAGGCCCTGGTCGACGAGAAGGCGACGGGCAGGGTGATGCACGTGCGCGGCGGCGCACTGGTCGGGCCCGTGCTCGATCTGGCGGTGAACAGCCGGAGCGAGCGCGGTCTCCTGGGAATGGCGCTGCACCCCGATTTCGCCAGCAACGGTTTCGTGTACCTCTACTACAGCGCCAGCAGCACGGGATTGGACAACGCGGATCAGGATGCCATCGCTGGCCACCGCGTGGAGCGCTACCACTGGGACGGGACGAGCCTCTCGGCCCCGGCGCCCATCCTCGCTCTCCCGGGCGCAGGGGGGCCCAATCACGATGGCGGCATCCTCCTCTTCGGTCCCGACCGCAAGCTCTACGGCGTCCTTGGCGACCTCAACCACAGGACCCAGCTGCAGAACCTCCCTGCCGGCCCGCCACCGGACGACACCAGCATCATCTTCCGGATCGACGACGACGGCTCCGTTCCGGCGGACAACCCCTTCCTCGCCTTCGGTGGGTCTATGCCCAAGGTGTTCGCCTACGGCGTGCGCAACTGCTTCGGTCTCGATTTCGACCCGCGGACCGGAGTGCTCTGGGACACCGAGAACGGTCCCGATGCCTACGATGAGATCAACCGCGTGCCCGCGGGCTTCAACAGCGGCTGGGTGCAAATCATGGGGCCCGATGGCAGGGATCCCCAGGGCCTCGGGGATGTCTGGGTGGCACCGGGTTCGCACTACGGCGACCCGCTCTTCTCGTGGCTCGGTCCCATCGGCGTCACCTCGCTCCACTTCATCCGCAGCAGCATTCTCGGGGCGGCCTACGAGAACGACCTCCTGGTCGGCGATAACAATTTTTCGGGGCTGTACCATTTCGAACTGAGCGGCGATCGCAGCAGCCTGGTCATGACCACGGCGGAAACGACCGACCGCGTCGCCGACAACGAGCTGGAACGGGATGTCTACCGGCTGGGAAGCTCTTTCGGCGTGATCACGGACATCGAGACCGGGCCCGACGGGGTCTACGTGTGCTCGCTCAGCCTCGGCCGCATCCTCCGCCTCCGCCGCAACCCCGCCGAGGTGCAAGCGTCCGACTGGGGACGCATCAAGGAACTCTACCGCCCGAAATGA
- a CDS encoding DUF885 domain-containing protein, translated as MRRGASPHRVAAVAAAILAATGSDSAPVLSLSQANAAAETPGGTLDRLATAFWEAHLRSEPLEATALGDRRFDHLLPDVTPEGRARVTAELQQMREAVVGLDLGLLDPEQRVTASMLLEVIEGKLATLECDFQDWVVDPLDGPQVAFQNLPAMQSISTPAQGRAMVQRWRAMGPFMDAHVANLRTGLAQGRVATRQQVERVLDQLDEVEAKDLQSWALLSPLATAHSGWPAAAQRGFADSLQAAVRDVVRPAFRRYRDFLRAEVLPRARPAGQVGLKNLPGGEDCYRAMVRKHTSLALKPDEIHNFGRSEVERIMAEMRVLGQRVFDTSDQAEILTRLRRDAKLHFATRDEVEAKARDTLARAQAAVPRYFGILPQARCEVVRMEAHEEKHSTIAYYRQPAMDGSRPGQYYINTSAPETRPRYEAEALAFHESVPGHHLQIAIAQELKGVPEFRKHMGSTAFVEGWGLYTEQLCDELGLYSSDLDRMGKLSFEAWRACRLVVDTGMHAYGWTRQQAIDYMVANSALAENNIENEVDRYITWPGQALAYKMGQAEILSLREEAKKRRGAAFDLREFHDVVLRHGAVTLSTLRDIVLEHYAGSGQ; from the coding sequence ATGAGACGCGGCGCTTCGCCGCACCGGGTGGCGGCTGTCGCCGCCGCGATCCTCGCTGCGACCGGGAGCGACAGCGCCCCCGTTCTCTCCCTGTCCCAAGCCAACGCTGCTGCCGAAACGCCGGGAGGTACCTTGGATCGATTGGCCACCGCCTTCTGGGAGGCGCACCTGCGGTCGGAGCCGCTGGAGGCGACGGCTCTCGGCGACCGGCGCTTCGATCATCTCCTCCCCGACGTCACCCCCGAGGGCCGGGCGCGGGTGACTGCAGAGCTCCAGCAGATGCGCGAGGCCGTGGTGGGTCTCGATCTGGGCCTTCTGGACCCGGAGCAGCGCGTCACCGCCTCGATGCTGCTCGAGGTCATCGAAGGCAAGCTGGCGACACTGGAGTGCGATTTCCAGGACTGGGTGGTGGATCCGCTGGACGGGCCCCAGGTCGCTTTCCAGAACCTCCCGGCCATGCAGAGCATCTCGACGCCGGCGCAGGGCCGGGCGATGGTGCAACGCTGGCGCGCCATGGGTCCCTTCATGGATGCGCACGTCGCCAACCTGAGAACCGGCCTCGCCCAGGGCAGGGTGGCGACGCGGCAGCAGGTGGAGCGCGTCCTGGATCAGCTCGACGAGGTCGAGGCCAAGGATCTGCAGAGCTGGGCGCTGCTCTCGCCCCTCGCCACCGCGCACAGCGGCTGGCCGGCGGCAGCGCAGCGCGGCTTCGCCGACAGCCTCCAGGCCGCGGTGCGCGACGTGGTGCGGCCGGCGTTCCGGCGCTATCGCGATTTCCTCCGCGCCGAGGTTCTGCCGCGCGCCCGCCCGGCGGGGCAAGTGGGGCTCAAGAACCTTCCGGGCGGCGAGGACTGCTACCGGGCGATGGTGCGCAAGCACACCTCCCTCGCCCTCAAGCCGGATGAGATCCACAATTTCGGCCGTTCCGAAGTGGAGCGGATCATGGCGGAGATGCGCGTCCTGGGCCAGCGCGTCTTCGACACCTCCGATCAAGCCGAGATCCTGACGCGCCTGCGCCGCGACGCGAAGCTGCACTTCGCCACCCGTGACGAAGTGGAGGCGAAGGCGCGCGACACTCTGGCGCGGGCCCAGGCGGCGGTGCCCCGGTACTTCGGTATCCTGCCGCAGGCGCGCTGCGAGGTGGTGCGCATGGAGGCGCACGAGGAGAAACACTCCACCATCGCCTACTATCGGCAGCCGGCGATGGACGGCTCACGGCCGGGCCAGTACTACATCAATACGTCGGCCCCGGAAACGCGCCCGCGCTACGAGGCCGAAGCGCTCGCCTTCCACGAGTCCGTCCCCGGGCACCACCTGCAGATCGCCATCGCCCAGGAATTGAAGGGAGTGCCGGAGTTCCGCAAGCACATGGGATCGACGGCCTTCGTCGAGGGTTGGGGCCTGTACACGGAGCAGCTCTGCGACGAGCTGGGTCTGTACAGCAGCGATCTCGACCGGATGGGCAAGCTGAGCTTCGAAGCCTGGCGGGCCTGTCGGCTGGTGGTGGACACGGGCATGCACGCCTACGGCTGGACCCGGCAGCAAGCGATCGACTACATGGTGGCCAACTCGGCGCTGGCGGAGAACAACATCGAAAACGAGGTGGACCGGTACATCACCTGGCCCGGTCAGGCGCTGGCCTACAAGATGGGCCAGGCGGAGATCCTGTCGCTGCGCGAGGAGGCCAAGAAGAGGCGCGGCGCGGCCTTCGACCTGCGAGAGTTCCACGATGTCGTGCTGCGTCACGGCGCGGTGACGCTCTCCACCTTGCGCGACATCGTTCTCGAACATTACGCCGGTTCGGGGCAGTGA